One segment of Paenibacillus rhizovicinus DNA contains the following:
- a CDS encoding Cof-type HAD-IIB family hydrolase: MLDIKAIVLDLDGTLLGSDKSISPRNYETVKRCYDSGIHIIVATARPPRAANQFVKNFPFVDYLVYYNGALTTCKSKQTQRHFSIPMEISRQINHFIALYAPQSIINYEVNDACYTCTPIPDSQLSHFGIRSNDPKPLVVDKDFLRSLSPTKILVHGYSAWVDVIEHFGDHVNVIATDGGVLVQIMQKSASKEEAVQWVLDDIGVKPENVMVFGDDFNDVGLFQLCGFPIAMENAIIELKHCAAHVTESNDNDGVAIALERLVV; encoded by the coding sequence ATGCTGGACATAAAGGCAATTGTATTAGACTTGGACGGAACATTACTCGGCAGCGATAAGTCCATCTCACCTAGAAACTATGAGACGGTAAAAAGATGTTATGATTCCGGCATTCATATCATTGTTGCCACGGCGCGACCGCCTAGAGCGGCTAATCAATTCGTGAAGAATTTTCCTTTTGTAGACTACTTGGTTTATTACAATGGGGCTCTGACGACATGCAAGTCTAAGCAAACTCAGCGGCACTTTAGTATCCCGATGGAAATTAGCCGGCAGATCAACCATTTCATCGCGTTATATGCACCGCAATCGATAATAAATTACGAGGTGAATGACGCCTGCTATACGTGTACGCCGATTCCTGACTCGCAGCTTAGTCACTTCGGTATTCGTTCAAATGATCCAAAACCTCTGGTTGTCGATAAGGATTTTCTTCGTTCACTTTCCCCAACCAAAATATTGGTTCACGGTTACAGCGCATGGGTGGATGTGATCGAGCACTTCGGTGATCATGTGAACGTAATCGCAACCGATGGAGGCGTATTGGTTCAAATCATGCAAAAATCAGCCTCAAAAGAAGAAGCCGTGCAATGGGTGCTTGATGATATCGGGGTGAAGCCGGAAAATGTGATGGTTTTCGGGGATGATTTTAACGATGTAGGACTATTCCAACTATGCGGATTTCCGATCGCAATGGAGAACGCGATAATTGAATTGAAACATTGCGCAGCCCACGTAACCGAATCCAATGATAACGATGGTGTTGCTATTGCACTGGAGCGATTAGTGGTGTAA
- a CDS encoding serine hydrolase domain-containing protein yields the protein MEQKNGGFSETGLRRMRDVLSRHVESGKIPGLVALVSRNGETHVEAIGTMRHDGGSPMRRDTIFRMASTSKMVGAAPVMVLLDECKLHLDDAVDTWLPELANRQVLKRPDGPLDETVPARRPITVRDLLTSTFGLGVDITLMGSPIQNAIFENGLFDTPGQALPEPDEWIRRLGTLPLCYQPGERWQYHVSNEVLGVLVSRVTGQTFETFLRERILDPLGMKDTGFHVPAGKIDRLPPAYIPDPQTGTFIAWDEAEGGRYTEPPAFQAGGGGLLSTVDDYHAFLQMLLNQGMHGTERILSRPAVQLMTTNRLTPEQQSFREDLAKNNVHLSHGQGQHGGWGFGMAVRTYRGDYASIGQFGWDGGTGTSAYADPDKQLTGVLLTQVGMSTSDSAHLIHDFWTMVYQAIED from the coding sequence ATGGAACAAAAGAACGGCGGCTTCTCCGAAACAGGACTGCGCAGAATGCGCGACGTGCTCTCCCGGCATGTCGAGTCCGGGAAGATTCCCGGGCTCGTCGCCCTTGTCAGCCGGAATGGCGAGACGCATGTCGAAGCGATCGGCACGATGCGCCATGATGGCGGCTCTCCGATGCGCCGGGACACGATCTTCCGGATGGCGTCCACTTCCAAGATGGTCGGGGCCGCGCCGGTGATGGTCCTGCTCGACGAGTGCAAGCTCCATCTGGACGACGCGGTAGATACATGGCTGCCCGAGCTCGCCAACCGGCAAGTGCTGAAGCGGCCCGACGGCCCGCTGGACGAAACCGTGCCGGCGCGACGTCCGATCACCGTTCGGGATTTACTGACTTCTACGTTCGGACTAGGCGTGGATATCACGTTGATGGGCTCCCCGATCCAAAATGCGATCTTCGAGAACGGGTTATTCGATACGCCAGGGCAGGCGCTGCCCGAGCCCGATGAGTGGATCCGCCGCCTAGGCACGCTCCCGCTGTGCTACCAGCCTGGAGAGCGTTGGCAGTACCACGTCAGCAATGAAGTGCTGGGCGTGCTCGTTTCCAGAGTCACGGGTCAAACCTTCGAGACGTTCCTGCGCGAGCGAATTCTTGATCCGCTGGGGATGAAGGATACCGGCTTCCACGTGCCGGCGGGCAAGATTGACCGATTGCCGCCCGCCTACATCCCCGATCCGCAGACCGGAACGTTCATCGCGTGGGATGAGGCCGAAGGCGGACGCTACACGGAGCCCCCGGCGTTTCAAGCAGGCGGCGGCGGACTGCTCTCGACCGTCGATGACTATCATGCTTTCTTGCAGATGCTGCTGAATCAAGGGATGCACGGAACCGAGCGGATCCTTTCTCGGCCCGCCGTTCAATTAATGACCACCAACCGGCTTACACCGGAGCAGCAATCGTTCCGGGAAGACTTAGCCAAAAACAACGTCCATTTGTCGCATGGTCAAGGACAGCACGGCGGCTGGGGCTTCGGGATGGCGGTCCGCACCTATCGCGGCGACTACGCTTCCATCGGTCAGTTCGGCTGGGACGGCGGAACCGGAACCTCGGCGTATGCCGACCCGGACAAACAGCTTACCGGGGTCCTGCTCACCCAAGTCGGAATGTCCACCTCGGATTCAGCGCATCTGATCCATGATTTCTGGACCATGGTCTATCAGGCGATCGAAGATTAA
- a CDS encoding MBL fold metallo-hydrolase, with translation MNIQLIRHATLWLEYAGLTFLIDPMFSEKAVNPPIANSGDERKNPLVPLPGALDAWLAPDAVLVTHLHRDHWDEAAMHMLSKSSVIFCQQGDRDAIRSSGFTDVTEIQTFVTFQGVTLHRTSGQHGTGEIGQQMGQVSGFVLQAQGEPTLYIAGDTIWCEDMKTALDTYKPDMTIVNAGGARFLVGDAITMDEEDIIELIGYAQYTRVVAVHMDTINHCHVTREVLRTKLSAHNLLHKVDIPEDGEWL, from the coding sequence ATGAACATTCAACTCATTCGCCATGCGACATTATGGCTGGAATATGCAGGCTTGACCTTTTTAATCGACCCGATGTTTAGCGAAAAGGCCGTTAATCCGCCAATCGCCAACTCGGGTGACGAACGGAAGAATCCGCTCGTCCCGCTGCCAGGCGCGTTGGATGCATGGCTTGCACCGGACGCCGTCCTCGTGACGCATTTGCATCGGGATCATTGGGACGAAGCGGCAATGCATATGCTTTCGAAGTCTTCAGTAATATTTTGCCAGCAGGGGGATAGGGACGCGATCCGTTCGTCAGGCTTTACCGATGTAACAGAGATACAAACCTTCGTGACTTTCCAAGGCGTAACCCTTCATCGTACGAGCGGACAACATGGAACGGGCGAGATCGGTCAACAAATGGGGCAAGTGTCCGGCTTCGTACTCCAGGCACAAGGGGAGCCTACGCTGTACATCGCTGGAGATACGATCTGGTGTGAGGACATGAAGACGGCACTCGATACCTATAAACCCGATATGACAATTGTCAACGCGGGCGGGGCAAGATTCCTGGTTGGCGACGCGATTACGATGGATGAAGAAGACATAATTGAGCTTATCGGATACGCGCAGTATACTCGTGTCGTTGCTGTTCATATGGATACGATCAATCATTGCCACGTCACACGGGAGGTGCTGCGGACGAAGCTCTCCGCTCACAATTTGCTTCATAAAGTTGATATTCCAGAGGACGGTGAATGGCTATGA
- a CDS encoding TetR/AcrR family transcriptional regulator, with the protein MARNKYPEETTNQILTVALNLFIQQGYEQTSIQDIINGLGGLTKGAIYHHFKSKEEIMQAVIDHLFKDVDEMLSGVRDDKELNGLEKLRKISRVSLSNPAQNEMAAAAPNLLRNPKLLAAQIEHMLEKAIPVYIQPIIEQGMRDGSIRTEYPRELSEVLLILTNLWLNPAVIPASPEKMLNKVKVFDELLKGLGLDLFDEQMFQRYEELFRMSAREASVEK; encoded by the coding sequence ATGGCAAGGAATAAATACCCGGAGGAGACGACCAACCAAATCCTAACCGTGGCGCTTAACCTGTTTATTCAGCAAGGCTACGAGCAGACCTCCATTCAGGATATCATCAACGGACTGGGCGGGCTGACAAAAGGGGCCATCTACCATCACTTCAAGTCGAAGGAAGAGATCATGCAGGCGGTGATCGATCATCTGTTCAAGGACGTTGACGAGATGCTCTCCGGCGTCCGGGACGACAAGGAGCTAAACGGTCTGGAGAAGCTTCGTAAGATCTCCCGCGTCTCGCTCAGCAATCCTGCCCAGAACGAAATGGCAGCTGCGGCGCCGAACCTCTTACGCAATCCGAAGCTGCTGGCAGCCCAGATCGAGCATATGCTCGAAAAGGCCATTCCGGTCTATATTCAGCCCATCATCGAACAAGGGATGCGAGACGGCTCGATCCGAACCGAGTATCCAAGGGAACTCAGCGAGGTGCTGTTGATTCTCACGAATCTGTGGTTGAACCCGGCAGTGATTCCGGCTTCGCCCGAGAAGATGCTGAATAAGGTAAAGGTTTTCGATGAACTATTGAAAGGCTTGGGGCTGGACCTGTTCGATGAGCAAATGTTTCAACGATACGAGGAATTGTTCCGTATGTCGGCTCGAGAAGCCAGCGTAGAAAAGTAA
- a CDS encoding pentapeptide repeat-containing protein, with protein MNPKSTMSSRSQERNALTNFNGSDLTKGDFAGVTAHKGQFKGSALSRSDFSGANLTGSTFKGSDVRAANFDGANLTDCRLTALDLTNASFNKTILVRTSIGSSRLEGAKFTGVRLTDVSLTMTDLRKTIFEDCLFDGVDFKSSDLSGKRFDGQTFIGVKFEKAELTDVSFKGAILKNVSFQPGFTLTKKYYRMIKTICFDGATMDKLTFAMLKGMDANLSNVTVI; from the coding sequence ATGAATCCGAAATCGACAATGAGCTCCCGCTCGCAGGAACGTAACGCATTGACAAACTTTAACGGAAGCGATCTGACGAAAGGCGACTTTGCAGGCGTTACGGCTCACAAAGGACAGTTTAAAGGCAGCGCGCTCTCCCGTTCCGATTTCTCAGGCGCGAACTTGACCGGCAGTACGTTCAAGGGCAGCGATGTGCGCGCAGCTAATTTTGACGGCGCGAATCTGACGGACTGCAGACTGACCGCCCTTGATCTGACGAACGCAAGCTTCAATAAGACGATTCTTGTTCGAACCAGTATCGGCAGCTCGCGGCTTGAAGGAGCCAAATTCACGGGAGTCAGATTGACCGACGTCTCGTTAACGATGACCGATCTTAGAAAAACGATTTTTGAAGACTGTTTATTCGATGGCGTCGACTTCAAGAGCTCCGATCTGAGCGGGAAGCGTTTCGACGGACAAACGTTCATCGGCGTCAAGTTCGAGAAAGCCGAATTAACCGACGTTTCGTTCAAAGGCGCTATATTAAAGAACGTTTCTTTCCAGCCGGGATTTACGTTAACTAAAAAGTACTACCGCATGATCAAGACCATCTGCTTTGACGGCGCAACGATGGATAAACTGACCTTTGCAATGCTCAAAGGCATGGATGCTAACCTGTCAAATGTCACAGTCATTTAA
- a CDS encoding helix-turn-helix transcriptional regulator translates to MNKTDRLLAIVLELQVRQVVRAEDLAARFETSVRTIYRDIQALSEAGVPITGTTGTGYSLMDGYFLPPISFTIEEAVTLLVGTDFIEQRFDDDYRDRAQSARRKIEVTLSDRVRSETSRIRKSLRLLDPGKQAGLSNERENFNKIRRAISDGRKIRFHYSKKMTDSTESRHSERTAAPYGLVLVEGSWMLIAQCDLRQDIRHFRLSRMAELIELEERFERPAQFDLGKYSPLDDRHLRVCLRFDYDIADKVKESNYPYIEEVKEHQDGLDVVLRVRRPDELLQWVLGWGANVIVLEPESFRDRIREEARKILERY, encoded by the coding sequence ATGAACAAAACAGATCGATTGTTGGCCATCGTGCTAGAGCTGCAAGTCAGGCAAGTGGTACGGGCAGAAGATTTGGCGGCACGATTCGAAACCAGCGTGAGGACGATCTATCGCGACATTCAGGCGCTCAGTGAAGCAGGCGTGCCGATTACAGGCACTACAGGCACAGGGTATTCTTTAATGGATGGCTATTTTCTACCGCCAATCAGTTTCACAATAGAGGAAGCCGTGACCTTGCTTGTAGGAACAGACTTTATCGAGCAACGATTTGATGATGATTATCGTGATAGGGCTCAATCTGCTAGGAGGAAAATCGAGGTCACACTATCTGACCGTGTCCGCAGTGAGACCTCCCGTATACGCAAGTCGCTGCGTTTGCTCGATCCGGGCAAGCAGGCAGGTCTGTCTAACGAAAGGGAAAATTTCAATAAGATCCGCCGAGCGATATCGGATGGGCGAAAGATCAGATTTCATTATTCGAAAAAAATGACGGATTCCACGGAGAGCCGACATAGCGAACGTACCGCTGCTCCGTATGGCCTCGTACTCGTTGAAGGATCTTGGATGCTTATAGCCCAATGCGATCTACGCCAGGACATCCGTCATTTCCGTTTGTCCCGAATGGCTGAACTTATCGAACTGGAAGAACGATTCGAACGCCCGGCGCAATTTGACTTAGGGAAGTATAGCCCCTTGGATGATCGCCACTTGCGAGTCTGCCTTCGGTTTGACTATGACATCGCAGATAAGGTGAAGGAATCGAACTATCCTTACATCGAGGAAGTGAAAGAGCATCAAGATGGATTGGATGTGGTATTACGCGTTCGTCGGCCGGATGAATTACTGCAATGGGTGCTTGGCTGGGGAGCGAATGTGATCGTGTTGGAACCCGAATCTTTCCGAGATCGGATTCGTGAGGAAGCCCGAAAAATTTTAGAACGCTACTGA
- a CDS encoding VOC family protein produces the protein MKPRITVLTLGVDDVERALKFYQEGLGFPTEGIVGTEFEHGTVAFFDLQEGLRMAIWKRKDIAFDTNLIQTMTSPTEFTIGHNVGTIEEVDLVMEQAKKAGATITVPAHSTFWGGYSGYFQDPDGHLWEIVWNRQWEVKE, from the coding sequence ATGAAACCAAGAATTACTGTATTAACTTTGGGTGTCGATGATGTAGAAAGGGCATTAAAGTTTTATCAAGAGGGACTTGGGTTTCCAACGGAAGGGATCGTTGGTACAGAATTTGAACATGGTACCGTGGCGTTCTTTGATTTACAGGAAGGCTTAAGAATGGCGATTTGGAAACGAAAAGACATTGCGTTTGATACCAATCTTATTCAAACCATGACAAGTCCTACAGAATTCACGATAGGTCATAATGTTGGAACCATAGAAGAAGTTGATTTAGTAATGGAACAAGCTAAGAAAGCTGGCGCGACAATCACAGTTCCAGCCCACAGTACATTTTGGGGCGGATATTCGGGTTACTTTCAAGATCCTGATGGACATTTGTGGGAAATTGTATGGAATCGTCAATGGGAAGTGAAAGAATAA
- a CDS encoding VOC family protein: protein MNIASIRIITDDVDRLVAFYEKVTGATAERPAPVFAELVTQSCTLAIGHSQTARLFGAGSVVGANNRTVIIEFRVDDVEAEYVRLKPFVDDWVQEPTMMPWGNRSMLFRDPDGNLLNLFEPVTEDAIERFRGRH from the coding sequence GTGAATATCGCTTCAATACGCATCATTACGGACGACGTGGATCGCCTCGTCGCGTTCTATGAGAAAGTCACGGGGGCTACGGCGGAGCGACCCGCGCCTGTATTTGCCGAACTCGTTACGCAATCATGTACCCTTGCAATCGGCCACTCCCAGACGGCACGGCTATTCGGCGCCGGTTCCGTAGTGGGGGCCAACAATCGCACTGTCATTATTGAGTTCCGCGTCGACGATGTCGAGGCCGAATACGTGCGCTTGAAGCCATTTGTCGATGATTGGGTACAGGAACCTACCATGATGCCGTGGGGGAACCGTTCTATGCTGTTCCGCGATCCCGACGGCAACCTTCTTAATCTCTTCGAGCCGGTGACCGAGGATGCGATTGAACGGTTTAGAGGAAGACATTGA
- a CDS encoding M24 family metallopeptidase, translating into MEQLSTYLHVQSIAKSTISELKDVIKEGISEREIVCITEEILRAKGVKSFWYHGIGAFVHVGKRTTISESGKGYKPTDTLVGRNDIVTVDLSPEMNSYWGDYARTFIIIDGKAVGVDALACSDNDLELRDGVKVGENLHNLFMDFIKPDMTFEEVYLHMNEAINQLGYINLDFAGNLGHTIEFDKDNRRYLESGNKTKLSEVTLFTFEPHIKPRNLEYGFKREDIYYFRDGELLVL; encoded by the coding sequence ATGGAACAACTGTCAACGTATCTGCACGTACAATCTATCGCTAAATCCACGATAAGCGAGTTAAAGGACGTCATTAAAGAAGGCATTTCAGAACGTGAAATTGTCTGTATAACCGAAGAGATTTTGAGAGCCAAAGGCGTCAAAAGCTTTTGGTATCATGGCATAGGGGCGTTCGTTCACGTTGGCAAGAGAACAACCATTTCCGAATCAGGCAAAGGGTATAAGCCTACGGATACATTAGTCGGAAGGAACGATATTGTAACTGTAGACCTTAGTCCGGAGATGAATAGCTATTGGGGAGACTATGCCCGAACGTTTATAATCATTGATGGCAAGGCTGTCGGCGTAGATGCATTAGCATGCAGCGATAATGATTTGGAGCTTAGGGATGGAGTTAAAGTCGGGGAGAACCTGCATAACCTATTTATGGATTTTATCAAGCCCGACATGACTTTTGAAGAAGTCTATCTGCATATGAACGAGGCAATAAACCAACTCGGTTATATTAACCTTGATTTTGCCGGGAATTTGGGACATACAATTGAGTTTGATAAGGACAACAGGAGATATTTGGAGTCGGGAAATAAGACTAAGCTGAGTGAAGTAACTCTCTTTACATTTGAACCGCATATTAAGCCTCGGAACTTAGAATACGGATTTAAGAGAGAGGATATTTATTATTTCCGCGATGGGGAATTGCTTGTCTTATAA